In the Actinomycetota bacterium genome, CACGACTGGGGCGACCGGAAGCAGGCCGGGTCGACGGCCAGGACGACCACCACGGGCTGGCGTCGGGCCCATGCCCGGTGAAGCTCGGCCACTGTGAGGGCTGGGTCGTCGACGGCTGCGGCGTCGACCGTCACCACCGGGGCCTCGGCCCACGGGGCCGGCGGCGGGGTACCCGCCGTCACGATGACCCCGCGGCCGAGGGCGGCCGGACCGGGAGCGCTCATCACCCGACCCTAAACCCGACCAGTGCCTCGTCAGGAAGCGGATTAGTTCAGGCACCCTCGGCGGGGATCGCACTGCTCCCCCCGGCCACCGCCCCCGAACCCACGGCCCAGCGCTGGCCGTGGCTGCAGCCAGGAGCAGGGCTGCCCGATCCTCTGCCGGAAGCCATAGGGCTGTGGCCCGACGGCAGCAGCCAGGGCCCCCCGGGTCGTTGCTGGGGAGCTCGGGGTAGACCGAAGCCTTGCCAGGCGACCCCGGGACGGCCGCCCACCGGGCCCAGCACTACGGGCGGTGGCACGCGCCGTGGGCCGGGCCCGCCACGTCGCCATGGCCCATGCCGGCCCGGCCCGGCCCTACAGTCGCGGCCCGGATGGACACTCAGACTGCGGGCCGTCGGCTGGGCTTGGCCCGCCGCCAGTCGCGGACCGCGGCCGGGCTGGTGATGGCGGTCGTGCTGGCGGGCTGTTCGGGCGGGGGGAGCGAGGCGACGGGCCCCGGAGGAGCCGGCCCGGGGGCCGACGTGGGCGGCTTCGCGGTGGGTGCGTTCTCCGAGACCTATGTCGACACGTCGCGGGCGACGGCCGCCTCCGACGGCGTTACCGCCTCGCCGGCGCGGGCCCTGGTGACGACCGTCTATTACCCGGCCCAGTCGGCCGGTGAGGGTGCCGCGCCGGCCGTCGACCGGGGCCCGTTCCCGCTGGTCCTGTTCAGTCACGGCGGGGGGACGACCGGCACGTCCTACTCCAACCTGCTGAGCCGGGTGGCCGAGAGGGGATACGTGGTGGCCGCGCCGAACTACCTACCCGCCGCCGGTGACCCCGGGAGCCGCCCGGCCGACGCCCGCTTCGTCCTGTCCAGTTTGCTGGCGGCCACGGCCCAGTCGTCTCACCTCCTCCACGGGCTGGTCGACGAGGAGCGGGTGGGCGCCATGGGCCACTCGATGGGCGGCGGCATCACCCTCGGGTACGTGTTCAACTCGTGCTGTCTCGACGGACGGGTGCGGGCCGCCGTCCTGCTGGCCAGTGCCCACCCCAGCTACCCGGGCGAGGCCTTCCCGGCCCCGGGTGTGCCCGCCCTGGTCGTACACGGCGACGCCGACAGCCGGGCTTCATACGCGCAGGGCCGCCAGCTCTTCGCCGATCTACGGCCCCCGAAGTACATGGTCACGGTGCACGGCGGGGAGCACACGCCGCCCTTCAGTGGGGAGATGCAGCGCCCCGATTCCCGGATGGTGGTCGAGGCCACGGTGGCCTTCCTCGACCTGCACCTCAAGGGTGAAGCGGGAGCGGCCCAGCGGCTGCGCTCGACGGTCGCCGACCAGCCGCTGGTGGCATCCCTCGACGAGGTCCCACGGTGAACGGCGGTTGAACCCCGTCCTGGCCGGGGGGCTGGTCTTCTTCACCTCGGGGGCGGTCCTCGTACTGGAGATCCTGGCTGTCCGCCTGGTGGCCCCCTACGTGGGGGTCACGCTCGAGACCTACACGGCCATCATCGGGACGATGCTGGCGGGTATCGCCTTCGGCACCTGGTGCGGAGGGTACGCGGCCGACCGGGCCGAGCCCCGGCGCCTGCTCGGGCCCTTGCTGGTGGCCGGGGGGGTGATGGCCATGGCCAGTGTCCCCCTCGTGCGCTACGCAGGCGAGCGCTTGTCGGGGAGCACCGGCCTGTCGGTGATCGGCCTGGCGTTCGTGGCCTTCTTCCTGCCCGCGGCCGTCCTCAGCGCGGTGTCGCCGACGGTGGTGAAGCTCCAGCTGCGCGACCTGGGTGCGACCGGCCGGGTGGTGGGCCGGCTGTCGGCCCTGGGCACCGCGGGCGCCATCGGGGGCACCTTCCTGGCCGGGTTCGTCCTGATCGAACTGGCGCCCACGTCCACGACCGTACTGGTCGTGGGCGGGCTGTTCGTGGTGGCCGGGTTGGCCCTCGGCATAGGCCTGGCGCCGGGGACGGGCCACCGGGCCGTGAGCCCGGTGGTCGTCGTGCTCGCCCTGGTGGGCTCGGGCGTGGCCGTGGTGGCCGCGGGCGCCGGCGGGGACCGGTGCCAGACCGAGACGACCTACCACTGCGTGCGGGTCGAACCCGATCCTCGCCGGGCCGGGGGACGGCTCCTCGTTCTCGACACGCTCCACCACAGCTATGTCGACCTCGACAACCCGACCTACCTCGAGTTCCGCTACGCCCGGCTGTTCGCCGACGCCATCGGGGCCGTCGCCCCGGCCGATGGCCCCCTCGACGTGCTTCACATCGGGGGCGGTGGGTTCACGTTCCCCCGGTGGGTGCGGGCCGTGCGCCCCGGTTCGTCCAGCGTCGTGCTGGAGATCGACCCCGGCCTCGTGACGGTCGCCGTCGAACGCCTGGGGCTGGTCACCGAGCCGGGGATCGACGTGCGCACGGGCGACGCCCGCACGCTCATGGACGGCCTGGAGCCCGGTCGCTTCGACGTCGCCTTGGGGGACGCCTTCGGGGGCCTGGCCGTGCCCTGGCACCTCACGACCGTCGAGTTCGTCCGGTCGGTGAAGTCCAGGCTGCGCCCCGGCGGGGCCTACGTGCTCAACGTCATCGACTGGCCTCCGGCCCGCTTCGCCCGGGCCGAGGTCGCCACCCTGGCCGCCGTGTTCGATCACGTGGCCATGGTCGTGCCTCCGTCCTACGCCGAGGGCGATCAGGGAGGCAACTTCGTGCTGGTGGCCAGCGACCGGCCCATCGACGGGGCGGCGATCACCCGAGCAGTCGGGGCCCGCCAGGGTGGCGAGGTAGTCGTGGAAGGCCCGCAACTGCGGGACTTCACGGCCGGGGCCCCGGTCCTGACCGACGACCAAGCCCCCGTCGACCAGTGGCTGGCCCGGGCCCGGCGGGACGGCTGAGCCCTAGGCGACGTCGGTGTTGGCGGCCACGGTCGCTGACAGGGACGGTGGTGGTGACGACGATCGGGGCCGTCGTCGATCTCGACGGCTCCTACATCGCGGCCGCCGCCTCGGGGCGGCCAACCCAGGTGGGGTTCCCCATGCTGGAGGTTGACGGACCAGCGCTTGGGGGTCATAGATTATGGCGGTCATAATCTATGACACCAGTTGGTTCGAGGGAGGACGAAGATGACGAGTTCGATGTTCGGAGGGGCGCGACGGATCGTACGGGTCGTGGGGGTGGTCACCGCCTCGGCGGTCTGCTTGGTGTCGCCGGCACTCGCCGGCCCGGCCCACGGGCTGCCCACGGGGCGTCGCCGGCATGTGACCGGCTGGTCGAACTGCAGGCCGAGGGCCGCGCCCAGAAGGCCGCCGTCGACTGCTCCTCGAGTACTCCCGACGGCGCCATGAACCTGCCGGGTGGCTCCGAGATCACCTCGAGCGGCGCTGTCTTCGACTTGATCGACATCTTCTGATCCCCTGTTGAGCCGAGCTTCGCCTTGCCCGGACGGCGAGCGCTTGCTGGTCCTGCTCGACGCTGCCAACCGCGTTAGGTACGCGACGTGGGGCCGGTCGGGCCGAGAGCCAGGCCGAGGTTGGCCTCCCGGCAATGGAAGACTTGCCGGGTGATCGGCAAGGCGGTCGAGCCTGCCTGCGTCGCGCCAGCGACTGGGCGTGGGCGGGCCGGCGGGTTCCCGCCGGAGGTTTCATGGGAACATTTCCAGCGCAGCCGGGAGGAAGCGTTGTTCGCCCTCGTGGAGGAGGAGACGACCCAGATCGAACGGATGGTCGGCGACCTGCGGCGGGTGCTCGACCGCTTCGACGACCTGTCGATGCGGACCCACTACGACACCCACCCGCGGGCCGTTTACAAGGCGATCTCGCACTCGATCATCGGCGAGCGGGTGTTCCGCAAGGTAATGTTCACCCACGACCCCGCCGACGACGGGCGCTATACGTACCTCCGGATGCAGATCGCCTCGCCCGACGCCATCGAGCGGGTCATCGACCTGGACGACCCCGAGACAGTCGCTCGCCTGGCCGCCGTCTACGACCGGGCCGAGGAACTGCTCCAGGAGAACGCCATGCAGCGCGCGTCGGTGGAGCATCCGCCAAAGGGCGAAGGTTCGTGACTGGCGCCCGGCATACTGGGGCCATGCGTCAGGTGATCCGACTACCCGAGCCGAGGGTCCGACCGGAGGTCGAGGCGCGCCAAAAGGCGCGGGCCGACCTCCTCCGGCCCTACATCGGTCGCTACGTCGCCCGTAAGGACGAGCGGATCCTGGTTGATGCCGAGACGCCGGAGGAAGTCTTTGCCTGGCTTGAGGAGAACGGCGTTGAGGGCGCCGTGATCTTCCGCGTTCCGGTCGACCCGGCAGCCGACATGGGGATGCACGGCCAGGGTTGAGGTTCGCCTTCGAGCTCCTCCCCGGCGCAGGGGCCGACATTGCCCGACCGGCCCTTGAGGTGTCCGTCGTCGGTCCGCATGCAAACGTCAGCGTACTGGGGCTCCTCGACACCGGCGCTGTTCACAACCGAGTCGGCGCGTGGGTTGCCGGTCTTGCCGGCATCGACCTCGACGGCGTCGCGGTCGAAGGAATCGCCCTCGCTGGGGTAGTCGTGGAGGCACGAATGGTCACGTGCCAGCTCGTGCTCGGCGACTTCACCTGGGAGGCGCCCGTTTCCTTCTGCGATCCCTGGCCGTTCGACTTCCAGGTGTTCGGCCATCTTGGGTTCTTCCGGTGGTTCCGTGTAGTGATCGACGCAGCCGACGAGATGCTGGAGGTCATCCCGAACCAGGCCTGACCTCAGTGTCAGACGCGGCGGCACTGCGTCCTCGAAGATCCGACCCAGGACGTCGGCGGCGTCCCGGTCGGCTTCGGCGAGGAAGTGGCTGTAGACGTTCAGGGTCGTGGCGGCGTTGCGGTGACCGAGACGGCCGGCGACTGTGCGGACGTCAACACCGGCGGACAGCAGGCGGGTGGCCACGTAGTGGCGAAGGTCATGGAGGCGCACGCCCTTCAGGCCCGCCTTCTTGCACAGCCGGCTGAAGCAGCGGCTCACGGAGTCCGGGAACCACGGCTTCGACCCGTCGACCTCGTAGCTGAACACGAAGGCCTCGCGTGACAGCTCGAACTCGCACAACGCGGCACGGTCCTCGGCACGACCCCGGTGAGCACGTGACGCCTCGACCGTCGTCGGGTCCAGCGACACCCGGCGGGACGCATGCGTCTTGGTGCCCTTCTCGACCAGGCCGTCGGCGCCGCTCACGATGCCGCGGCTGATCGTCACGACGCCCTTGGCGAAGTTGATGTCGGACCAGCGCAGGGCGATCAACTCGCTCCGCCGTGCGCCTGTCGCAGCGGCCAGCAGGATGTAATCGGTCAAGTCCACGTCCGCACTCGTTGCCAGCGCGAACACGCGCGCCAGCTCGTCCGGAGCGGGCGGGTTGATCTGCGGCATGGGCACTCGGGGCGGGCTCGCCGACGACGCGGGGTTGTTCGCCAGCCAGCCCCATCGCACGCCCTGCGCCAGCGCCCGGTGCAGCACGCCGTGCGTCCGCCGGATGGTCCCGGGCGCCAACGGCCGGCCGGCGCGACCGCCCTTCTCCCGCAGCCGGCGGTAGAACCGGTCCAGGTCCGCCGCACCCAGCTTCGACAGTGGCACCGATCCGACGAACGGCAGCAGGTTCCGATCCAAGATGCCTCGCGTCTCGTAAGCGCCCTTCGGCGAGAACCCCGGCGCAGCATGGGCGTACCACTCCTCCAGCAGCTCGCTCACGGTCGCGCTCGTCCGAGTCAACCCGCCCCGATCGGCCTCGGCCACCATCGCCGTCAGGGCCCGCTGGGCCTCACGCTTCCCACCGCGCACCCGTCTTGTACACCCACCGCTTCCGCCCGCTCACGGCGTCCCGACCGACGTACACGCGCAGCTCCCAGGCGTCGCCGCGCTGCCTGATGAACCCCTGCATCCCGAGCCTTTCGCCGGACCTTGGATTGGCAAGAGATTGGCAAAAGCGCCGTCTCAGAGGCACGCAGCCCAGGCTAGATGCGCTCCCACCTGGGCCTTTGCTGGCACCCCCAACGGGATTCGAACCCGTGCCGCCACCTTGAAAGGGTGGTGTCCTAGGCCGCTAGACGATGGGGGCCTGAGGGCTTGAGACTACCTGCCATTCGGTGCCTTCCGGGCCGTCGCGGACTTCGATGCCGGCGGCCAGGAGGCGGTCGCGGAGCGAGTCGGCGTCGGCCCAGCGGCGGTCGTCGCGGGCCTGGCGGCGGGCGTCGAGCAGGGCCTCGACGAACGGGGCCACGGCGGCGCGGGGGTCGCGCAGGCCGGTGGACGCGGCCTGGCCGAGGCGGACGACCATCGAGCGCAGGGCGGCCCGGGCACGGTCGAGCTCGTCGGACTCGGTGGTGTCGCTGGACCAGGCGTCGAGCAGCGAGACCAGGTCAAGGGCACAGGCCGTGGCCGCATCAGCGTCGCGGGCCTCGAGGGCCTGCGCGAACCGGGCCTCCAGTTCGGTGACCGAGGCCAGCAAAGGTGACCGGGCCGGCCTGGCGGCGGGGCCGTGGCCGGCTCCCGGCTGGGCCGCGTCGGCGGACACCCTCGCGGGCCCGCCCCCGCCGCCCACCCCGTGCGCTAGATCGCACGTGGCGACCGTCTCGCCCGCCTCCACCCGCCGCACGACCGCGCCCGCCGCCCGGATGGTCACACCGCCCAGGCCCGAGACGGTCGCCGTGCCTTCGTCGAGGTCGAGTACGCAGGCCGTGTGCTCGTCGACCCCGAGCACGAAGATGCCCTCGGGCAGCTTGTCCTCCAGCACCCGCAGCCGGCGCTCGCCCATGTAGCAGTAGCGGGTGTCGTGGTGGCCGCCCTCGGCGTTGTTCCAGTGGGGCACGACCACGGCCGGCAAGCCCACCCGGCCGGTGAGGTCGAGCCCCTCCAGCCAGAACGGCTCCTGGCCGACCTTGTAGATCTCGTAGACGGGCAGGGCGAACGGCCCGAGGGTGACGGCCGCCGCACTGGCGAAGGTGATGCACCCCCCGTCGCGCAGCTTGTCGGCCAACAGGGCCGGCACCCGGCTGGCCTTCCACAGCCGCAGGGCGTGGGACGGGCTGCCCGGTCCGGCGAAGACCCACCGGGCCTCGCCTAACTTCACGAGGGCGGCCTCGTGGGCCACCGACCCGACCTGGTCGGCCGAACGGTAGGACGCCAGCGACACCGGCCGCCCGACGGCCTTGCGGAAGTAGTCCTCGGCTTTGGCCGCGATGTCGTCGGCGTTCTCCTGGAACCCGAAGGGGGTATCGAGCATCACGGCCGGGACTGAAGCCGGCCCCCCGAGGCGGGCGAACAGCTCACGGTGGAGCTTGCTCATGGTGGGGCTGGTCTCCCCCGACCCCATGATCACCAGCAGCCGGGCGGTCACGGCGTGCGGCCCCTTTCGACCGATGAGGCGAACTCCTCGAGCAGGCGGGCCACGGTGTCGGGCTGCTGGACGTGCAAGTCGTGGTCGCCGACCAGGCTCGTCACCGTGACGTGGGGCGACGAGACGGACGCGTGCGGGGGCTTCGGGCCGCCGCCCGAGGACTGGGCGTGCACCAGCATCACCGGCACGCCGACGGCCGCCAGTAGCTTCGACGGGCGGTGCTCCCATAGGGCCCGCAGGAGCTGCATGTGGCGCTCACGGGTGAGCCAGGGCCCGACGGTGCCGTCGGCGCGCACCTCCAGGTTGGCCAGGGTGGCTTCGATGCCCCAGTCGTCCCAGTCGGGGTGGGCGCCGCGCAGCCAGGCCTCGACATCAGCCACGGGCGTGCCTTCGAGCGGGGGCGGGGCCAGCGCGGCGGCACAGTCCTCCCAGCGGGGCCAGCGTTCGGACAGTTCGATGGCCCCACCGTCGATCCCTACGGCGCCGGGCACGGTACCGGACGACGAACCGTAGGCCAGCTCGACCACCACGTTGCCGCCCGTGGACTGGCCGGCGGCGATGGGCCGCACGAGACCGAGGGCATCTGCGGCCGTGGCCAGGTCGGCGGCCAGGGTGGCGAAGTCGTAGCCCTCGTCCGGCTTGTCCGACCGGCCGTGGCCGCGCAGGTCGACGGCCGCCACCGGGTGGCCGGCGGCGTGCAGCCGGCCGGCCACCGCGGTCCACGTCCGGCAGTTGGACGAGAGCCCGTGCACCAGCAGGAAGGGCGAGCGCTCCCCCCCGGCCCACAGCAGGGCGTGCAGGTCCACCCCGCCGCCAACCGCGACCAGGCGGACCTCGGGCTGTGTCACCGGGCCATCATGCACCCCCCGAGGGCCGCCGGCCGCCGTAGCCTCCGCCCTGATGCGCCCCGCCCGCCCCCTCGCCTCGGCTCTGGCCGCCACCGCCGGGTACCTGCTCGGCAGCTTCCCGGCGGCCACCCTGGCCGCCCGCCTGGCCACCGGCGGGACCACCGACCTGCGCACGGTGGGCAGCGGCAACCCGGGGGCGGCCAACGCCATGACGGCCCTGGGCCGGCGGTGGGGGACGGCCGTGTTGGTGGCCGACATCGGCAAGGGGGCGGCCGCGTCGTGGCTCGGCCAGGCGCTGGCGGGCGGGACGGGAGCCCACCTGGGGGGGACCGCCGCGGTCGTCGGCCACTGCTTCCCGCTCTGGACCCGCTTCAAGGGCGGTGGCAAGGGGGCGGCGACCAGTTGCGGGCACTGCCTGGCCACCTTCCCGGCCTACTTCCCCGTCGACCTGGCCGTCGCGCTGGTCGTGGCCCGCTGGAAGCGCCGGGCGCTGCCGGCCACCGCGGTGGCGTCGGCCGTCTGGGTGGGGGCGGGCGTGCTGTGGTGGAGGAAGGGGTGGCCCAACGCCTGGGGGCCTCGCCCGACCCCGGCCCTTCCCTTGGCCGCAGCCGCCAGCAGCGCCGTCATCTTCTCGCGCTTCTGGGCGGCCCGGGGCTGGCAGGAGCGCGTGTGACCGGCCTCGTCACCGACTCCAACGCCCAGGTCCCGCGGGCCCTGGCCGACCGGTTCGGTGTGGTCGTGGTCCCCCTGACCGTCACCGTCGACGGCGCCCCGTTCGACGAGGGCGCCGACCTCGACGCCGACGGGTTCTTCGCCCTGTTCGCGCCGGGCCGGGCCCCGGCCGTCACCACGGCCGCCCCCGGACCGGGGCGGTTCGTCGAGGCCTACAGCCGTCTGGCCGAGGCCGGGGCCACCGAGATCGTCTCGGTCCACATCGGGTCAGAGGTCTCGGCCACGGTGGGCTCGGCCCGGCTGGCGGCCGCGTCGGCCCCCGTTCCCGTCCATGTCGTCGATACCGGTACAGCCTCGTTCGGCGTGGCGCTGTGCGTGTGGGCCGCGGGCGAGGCCCTGGCCGCGGGGGCGAGCGCGGGCGAGGCGGCGGACGCCGCCCGGGAGGCCGCTGCCGGGGTAGGCAACGTGTTCGTGGTCAAGGCCCTCGACCTGGCTCGGGCCGGGGGCCGGCTGGCCCCGGGTACCGGCGACCTGGCGGCCGCGCTGGTCCCGGTGATGACCATGGACGGCGGGGTCATGAGGGTGGTGGCCGAGGTGCCCGACGGCACGGGTGCAGCCGACGCCATGGTCGCCCACGTGGCCGGCGTGGGGAGTGGGGCCCGGCTGCGGGTGGGCGTCGGCTATGGCGACCCGCAGATGGCGGCGCTGGCCGACGAAGTCTCCCGACGCCTGCGCGACCTGCCCACCGTGGCCGAGGTCGTCGGTTACCGCGTGGGCCCGAGCGTGGGCGCCCACACCGGGCCGGGGACCGTCGGGGTCATGTTCTCGCCCGTGGCCCCGGCCCGCTGAACGGGCCCGATCCGGCTCTCGGGTACCGAGGCCGAGCGGCCCGTCAGCCCCGGCCCGGCCGCCCCCGCCCCCGCCTCCGCCCCCGCCTCCGCCCCCGCCCCCGCCCCCGCCCGTGAGCCCCGGCCCGCTGAGCCGAGGCGGGCGGGGCTCAGCCCCCGAGGGCGTCGATCAGTTCGCCCTGGAGCATGCTCAGGTAGTCGTAGGCCGCGAAGGCCGGGGCCCTGGGGTCGTCCCGGCTCGACGGGCGCTCTTGGCCCTCCTCGGTGATGTCCAACCGGGTGCCGAGCACCAGCCTCACCTCGTTGAGGGCACGCATCCAGGCGTAGGCCTGGTCCTCGTCGAGGCGTTCTTCCTCGGCGCTGGCTTCCAGGGCGTCGAGGGCCTTGAGGTGGGAGTCGAGCAGCTCGCCCCCGGCCAGCAGGCGGTACTCGGTCTGGCGGTCCTCGTCCTCGGGGTAGGCCACGGGGAACAGGCGGCTGGCCGCGGGGTCGTCAGGCGACTCCAGCAACTCGCGCATCTGGGGTGCGAGCGTGCGCAGGAACTCCCGCTCGGGCTCGGGGATGCGCAGCTCGACACCCCCCCTGCGCAGGCGCTTGACCCGCCGGCCGAACTGTCCCAGGGGGCTCATCTCGTCACTTGTCGTGCTCCATGGTGGCCCACAGCCCGTGCTCGTGGAGCCGGAACACGTCGAGCTCGGCTTTGTCGCGCGGGCCGCTGGACACCACCGCCTTACCCTTGTGATGCACGTCGAGCATCAGCTTGGTGGCCTTCTCCTTGCTGTAACCGAACAGCTTCTGCAGCACGAACGTGACATAGGACATGAGGTTGACGGGGTCGTTCCAGACGATGACGACCCAGGGGCGATCTTCGCCGACCTTCTCGCCGACCTCCGGTTCGCGCACCTCGGTGGGGGCAGTGGGCATCGCCGCCACAACCTCCCAGGATAGGACGTTCAGGGCCGGCTGAGAACTTCGGGGGCGGGCGTGGCTGCGCTGGCCGCCGGGGCCCCCGCCTGGGGGCGCACCGTGAACCGCAGGAGGAACCGGATGGCGGTGGCCCATACGGCCGCCGCCCCCGCGATGTGGATGCCCACGAGCAGGACGGGCACGCCGGTGAAGTACTGCGTGTAGCCCACGACGGCCTGGGCCGCGGAGACGGCCACCAGCACCCGTCCGGCGGCCATGAGCGGCGCCGGCGCGCCCGCCTTGTGCAGCCGCCACAACGTCACCAGCGTCAGGGTGATGAACAGCACCACGGCCACCCCGTGGACGCGGGCCACTTCGGCCAGCACGAACGGGAACCGCTCCACCTCGGGGTCGCCCCCGTGAGGCCCTGTGCCGGTGACGACCGTCCCCAAGAAGATGGCCAGCCCGGCGGCCGCCACCACGAGGCTCCCCTGATGGCGCAGGTCGGGGGGGACGGCCGGCCGGGGCCGGCTGCCGTCGGGCTCTCCCGCCCGGTGATGGAGGACCACGGCGTTGGCCAGCAGCACCATCGACAGCAGGAAGTGGGCCATGACGAACTGGGGCAGCAGGTGGAACATCACCGTGAAGCCGCCCAGGATGATCTGGGCGATGACGCCCGCCACCAGACCCAGCGAGAGCCACGTCAGGTCCCGGCGGCGGGGCTGGCGGCGCAGCGAACCGAGCACGGCCCCCATCACGGCCAGCGAGACGATCCCGGTGATGACCCGGTTGACGAACTCCACCATGGCGTGGAACTCGAGGGGGGCGATGACCCGCTGGTTGTCACACGTGGGCCAGTCGGGGCAGCCCAGCCCCGAGTCGGTCAGCCGGACGGCGCCCCCGGTCACGATGATGAAGGCGAGGGCCAGCAGGGCCAGCAACGTCAGGCGCCGGTACGCCTGGGGGGAGATATGAGGTAACCGCATCTGCGGGGGGATGGTACGGCAGCCCCCGGGTAGACCTCACATCGAGGGCCGCCCCTACCGACCGGAGGTGCACATGGAACGCGACACCCAGGCGACCAAGGACGACGAGGTGCTCGAACGCGAGGCCCTGGAGAAGGAGCTGATGGAACTGGGCGAGTCCGACCGGGGTGAGGGCATCGACGACGCCCAGACGGTCCCCCGGCCGCTCGAAGGCGAATAGCGCGGGCCGCTACGGGGAACACTTGACGCAGACAACCACCGTCCGATGCAGGAGGGACCATGGCCACTGAAGCGTTCGTCGAGACAGGCCGGGACCGCCGGGAACTGGTGTCCGACGCCGGTTTCGGCCAGCTCTCGGTGGCCAGCGTGGCCGGCGGCGCGGTGGCCGCCTACGGGACCTTCGCCGTGCTGTCGGGCATCACCGCGTCCATGGCCGTGGCCGTCGACGCCGACTTCGACGTCGCCGGCCGCTGGGAGCAGCTGGGGGTGGCCGGCGGCCTCGTCGTCGCCGGCCTCCTGCTCCTGTCGTTCCT is a window encoding:
- a CDS encoding dienelactone hydrolase family protein; translation: MDTQTAGRRLGLARRQSRTAAGLVMAVVLAGCSGGGSEATGPGGAGPGADVGGFAVGAFSETYVDTSRATAASDGVTASPARALVTTVYYPAQSAGEGAAPAVDRGPFPLVLFSHGGGTTGTSYSNLLSRVAERGYVVAAPNYLPAAGDPGSRPADARFVLSSLLAATAQSSHLLHGLVDEERVGAMGHSMGGGITLGYVFNSCCLDGRVRAAVLLASAHPSYPGEAFPAPGVPALVVHGDADSRASYAQGRQLFADLRPPKYMVTVHGGEHTPPFSGEMQRPDSRMVVEATVAFLDLHLKGEAGAAQRLRSTVADQPLVASLDEVPR
- a CDS encoding fused MFS/spermidine synthase, coding for MGVTLETYTAIIGTMLAGIAFGTWCGGYAADRAEPRRLLGPLLVAGGVMAMASVPLVRYAGERLSGSTGLSVIGLAFVAFFLPAAVLSAVSPTVVKLQLRDLGATGRVVGRLSALGTAGAIGGTFLAGFVLIELAPTSTTVLVVGGLFVVAGLALGIGLAPGTGHRAVSPVVVVLALVGSGVAVVAAGAGGDRCQTETTYHCVRVEPDPRRAGGRLLVLDTLHHSYVDLDNPTYLEFRYARLFADAIGAVAPADGPLDVLHIGGGGFTFPRWVRAVRPGSSSVVLEIDPGLVTVAVERLGLVTEPGIDVRTGDARTLMDGLEPGRFDVALGDAFGGLAVPWHLTTVEFVRSVKSRLRPGGAYVLNVIDWPPARFARAEVATLAAVFDHVAMVVPPSYAEGDQGGNFVLVASDRPIDGAAITRAVGARQGGEVVVEGPQLRDFTAGAPVLTDDQAPVDQWLARARRDG
- a CDS encoding site-specific integrase; amino-acid sequence: MSELLEEWYAHAAPGFSPKGAYETRGILDRNLLPFVGSVPLSKLGAADLDRFYRRLREKGGRAGRPLAPGTIRRTHGVLHRALAQGVRWGWLANNPASSASPPRVPMPQINPPAPDELARVFALATSADVDLTDYILLAAATGARRSELIALRWSDINFAKGVVTISRGIVSGADGLVEKGTKTHASRRVSLDPTTVEASRAHRGRAEDRAALCEFELSREAFVFSYEVDGSKPWFPDSVSRCFSRLCKKAGLKGVRLHDLRHYVATRLLSAGVDVRTVAGRLGHRNAATTLNVYSHFLAEADRDAADVLGRIFEDAVPPRLTLRSGLVRDDLQHLVGCVDHYTEPPEEPKMAEHLEVERPGIAEGNGRLPGEVAEHELARDHSCLHDYPSEGDSFDRDAVEVDAGKTGNPRADSVVNSAGVEEPQYADVCMRTDDGHLKGRSGNVGPCAGEELEGEPQPWPCIPMSAAGSTGTRKITAPSTPFSSSQAKTSSGVSASTRIRSSLRAT
- a CDS encoding alpha/beta hydrolase, whose translation is MTQPEVRLVAVGGGVDLHALLWAGGERSPFLLVHGLSSNCRTWTAVAGRLHAAGHPVAAVDLRGHGRSDKPDEGYDFATLAADLATAADALGLVRPIAAGQSTGGNVVVELAYGSSSGTVPGAVGIDGGAIELSERWPRWEDCAAALAPPPLEGTPVADVEAWLRGAHPDWDDWGIEATLANLEVRADGTVGPWLTRERHMQLLRALWEHRPSKLLAAVGVPVMLVHAQSSGGGPKPPHASVSSPHVTVTSLVGDHDLHVQQPDTVARLLEEFASSVERGRTP
- a CDS encoding glycerol-3-phosphate acyltransferase; this translates as MRPARPLASALAATAGYLLGSFPAATLAARLATGGTTDLRTVGSGNPGAANAMTALGRRWGTAVLVADIGKGAAASWLGQALAGGTGAHLGGTAAVVGHCFPLWTRFKGGGKGAATSCGHCLATFPAYFPVDLAVALVVARWKRRALPATAVASAVWVGAGVLWWRKGWPNAWGPRPTPALPLAAAASSAVIFSRFWAARGWQERV
- a CDS encoding DegV family protein — protein: MTGLVTDSNAQVPRALADRFGVVVVPLTVTVDGAPFDEGADLDADGFFALFAPGRAPAVTTAAPGPGRFVEAYSRLAEAGATEIVSVHIGSEVSATVGSARLAAASAPVPVHVVDTGTASFGVALCVWAAGEALAAGASAGEAADAAREAAAGVGNVFVVKALDLARAGGRLAPGTGDLAAALVPVMTMDGGVMRVVAEVPDGTGAADAMVAHVAGVGSGARLRVGVGYGDPQMAALADEVSRRLRDLPTVAEVVGYRVGPSVGAHTGPGTVGVMFSPVAPAR
- a CDS encoding DUF2017 family protein gives rise to the protein MSPLGQFGRRVKRLRRGGVELRIPEPEREFLRTLAPQMRELLESPDDPAASRLFPVAYPEDEDRQTEYRLLAGGELLDSHLKALDALEASAEEERLDEDQAYAWMRALNEVRLVLGTRLDITEEGQERPSSRDDPRAPAFAAYDYLSMLQGELIDALGG
- the clpS gene encoding ATP-dependent Clp protease adapter ClpS is translated as MPTAPTEVREPEVGEKVGEDRPWVVIVWNDPVNLMSYVTFVLQKLFGYSKEKATKLMLDVHHKGKAVVSSGPRDKAELDVFRLHEHGLWATMEHDK
- a CDS encoding COX15/CtaA family protein; amino-acid sequence: MRLPHISPQAYRRLTLLALLALAFIIVTGGAVRLTDSGLGCPDWPTCDNQRVIAPLEFHAMVEFVNRVITGIVSLAVMGAVLGSLRRQPRRRDLTWLSLGLVAGVIAQIILGGFTVMFHLLPQFVMAHFLLSMVLLANAVVLHHRAGEPDGSRPRPAVPPDLRHQGSLVVAAAGLAIFLGTVVTGTGPHGGDPEVERFPFVLAEVARVHGVAVVLFITLTLVTLWRLHKAGAPAPLMAAGRVLVAVSAAQAVVGYTQYFTGVPVLLVGIHIAGAAAVWATAIRFLLRFTVRPQAGAPAASAATPAPEVLSRP